From Calditrichota bacterium, one genomic window encodes:
- a CDS encoding T9SS type A sorting domain-containing protein, translating to MKSFGFIVLLFFVMQPARAELDTLWSQQIDLSSFQWVQSAIILQNGHTMVASAHNADAGIDLWRLNATGSQVWNGTVSFQGDYCTLLGMEQFEDGQIALVGVVTSDNDSLPSLSVLRINDVGAVQGEISFDLDIAYPENKAGICATRDNGLVLYTGMYDNSGSQSDLLIKFDSNGDTLWTASVSGQGGSQGACVQEFANGDLAVAGWLTTDAFTFDAFVARTTPTGSTVWMNDYPSPDIMRIMPQAIALDDDENIYVAGNEGFDFGIYWPWAYKLTSSGNYVWTLTGLDGEFFGISGIRPTDDGGATVCGSTASEVGPFTGRIYTLNSSGNSDHSAELSADGVDLRGMHNRGSAGLIFGTTFQSTDYAARLYRFGPGYIVNGIVRAQGTNEPLSGVRVEVVETGDFTITDEQGAYLLGTNQSEATLLITGPCIAPDSQSVELVLGGENVVDFTVGTPQYENNKTSVNIIGTFGRWERDTLTVQNDGDGLLQFTCETVEHTPTYGWLYVAPESGEIAAGASGEIVVSVLTNPEHPESEFFGEVIIHHNACPDTADEVGVYILALDSPDRPDLAESFVLYPAYPNPFNAVTRVAFDLPQTSHVSAKLYTIEGREAATLADDVFDAGVHSLLVDRAAFATGVYLLRVSAGSFVETQKLVLLK from the coding sequence ATGAAGTCATTTGGATTCATCGTCCTGCTGTTCTTTGTCATGCAACCGGCTCGCGCCGAACTCGACACCCTTTGGTCTCAACAAATTGACCTGAGCTCTTTTCAATGGGTTCAGTCCGCAATCATTCTGCAAAACGGGCATACAATGGTGGCCAGCGCCCACAATGCTGATGCGGGCATCGATCTGTGGCGGCTGAATGCCACTGGAAGCCAAGTTTGGAACGGAACCGTGTCATTTCAGGGTGACTACTGCACCCTACTTGGCATGGAGCAATTTGAAGACGGCCAGATCGCGTTAGTTGGAGTTGTTACGTCTGACAATGACTCTTTGCCGTCTCTCTCGGTACTCCGAATCAACGATGTCGGAGCCGTTCAAGGCGAGATCTCTTTTGACTTGGACATCGCCTATCCCGAAAACAAAGCGGGAATTTGTGCGACCCGTGACAACGGACTCGTTTTGTATACGGGTATGTATGACAACAGCGGGTCCCAATCCGATCTGCTAATCAAATTCGACTCTAACGGCGACACGCTCTGGACTGCAAGTGTTTCAGGACAGGGGGGAAGTCAAGGAGCTTGTGTTCAAGAGTTCGCCAATGGCGACTTGGCGGTCGCAGGTTGGTTGACCACGGATGCGTTCACTTTTGATGCATTTGTGGCACGAACCACGCCTACGGGAAGCACTGTTTGGATGAATGACTATCCTTCTCCGGATATCATGCGCATCATGCCGCAAGCCATCGCACTCGATGACGACGAAAATATCTATGTCGCGGGGAATGAGGGCTTTGATTTCGGAATCTATTGGCCGTGGGCTTACAAGCTCACCTCAAGCGGAAATTATGTTTGGACTTTGACGGGGTTAGACGGCGAGTTCTTTGGCATCTCCGGTATTCGACCTACGGATGACGGCGGCGCAACTGTGTGCGGGTCAACTGCGAGCGAAGTCGGGCCGTTCACAGGCCGGATATATACGTTAAACTCGTCCGGTAACAGCGACCATTCGGCGGAGCTTTCGGCAGACGGAGTGGATCTGCGCGGCATGCACAACCGCGGCAGTGCTGGACTGATCTTCGGAACGACGTTCCAGTCTACGGACTACGCCGCGCGCTTATACCGCTTTGGTCCCGGCTATATCGTCAACGGAATCGTTCGGGCGCAAGGCACAAATGAGCCGTTGTCCGGCGTGCGAGTCGAAGTCGTTGAAACCGGAGATTTCACGATCACCGACGAACAAGGTGCATACTTGCTTGGTACAAATCAAAGCGAGGCGACCTTACTGATTACGGGACCGTGCATTGCCCCGGATTCGCAATCGGTCGAGTTGGTCTTGGGAGGGGAGAACGTCGTTGATTTCACCGTCGGGACTCCTCAATACGAGAACAACAAGACCAGCGTCAACATCATCGGTACTTTTGGACGGTGGGAGCGTGACACGTTAACTGTTCAAAACGACGGCGACGGACTTCTGCAGTTTACCTGCGAGACCGTTGAACACACTCCCACGTATGGATGGCTCTATGTCGCGCCCGAGTCCGGCGAAATTGCGGCGGGAGCTTCGGGCGAGATCGTCGTGTCCGTCTTGACCAACCCCGAACACCCTGAATCCGAATTTTTCGGCGAGGTCATCATTCACCACAATGCCTGCCCCGACACAGCAGATGAAGTCGGAGTCTATATTTTGGCGTTGGATTCGCCGGATCGTCCAGATCTTGCCGAATCCTTCGTGTTGTATCCGGCCTATCCCAATCCTTTCAACGCCGTCACGCGCGTTGCTTTCGATTTACCCCAAACTTCACATGTGTCGGCGAAACTCTATACCATCGAAGGCCGCGAAGCGGCAACGTTGGCTGATGATGTTTTCGATGCCGGTGTGCATAGCTTGCTGGTAGATAGAGCGGCTTTCGCAACCGGAGTCTATCTCCTGCGAGTTTCCGCCGGATCATTCGTCGAAACTCAGAAACTTGTTTTGTTGAAGTAA
- a CDS encoding T9SS type A sorting domain-containing protein — protein sequence MSFKPFTLALALLLLSGLTTRASAQVDTLWTSIYDLGSASSLNSCIELSTGGFVAVGSVFAGNSDDAIIVRYDPLGDTLWSRIFGVPNSVQQLFDVDVLTNGNLVACGHDSSLNSLVVCYSQQGDFVWSREFFWSGSDQAAALLPNQDGGFYVAGRRTGPGGSLDFYLMRCDSNGDSLYSRTFGTSNPDWPNEIVRVPNGNLLLVGTTSDPDTSRHFDFYIVITDSDGNFISERTYGDSDYEQVFAATVDSVSGDVVVTGESRSGSLRDAFTMRLNSAGETLWQRTYTDGRGSEKFTGVAPYLEGGTLFAGQTGASVNSGRLWLVATTTNGDTSWTWTDTELGRAFEDLVRISDGGFVACGRANTSGHDNMLMWRISPPSGISGVVHNRVTNEPVAGVRVQAAELPQYAVSDTVGRFALALPPGVYTMFSGGPCFAGDTVHGIEVFANQNTQADITAGVPNLAVSYSSINVVGPNHGQGAADLRFSNSGSGDLVYSFEPLTEIPPDDWLRVEPPFGRLAPGSTLVAQVILEADTNDSGNYDFFGELKLHTNSCPDTVLTFDVLAVVLDADDAPALPSEFALYPAYPNPFNNVTRLRFGLDHESDVSLRVYDVTGREVAVLLSHSKLPAGEHSLSWEAKGLASGLYFVRLSDHSRSQTQRLLYIR from the coding sequence ATGAGTTTCAAGCCATTCACTCTCGCCCTTGCGCTGCTTCTTTTGTCAGGTCTGACGACTCGTGCCTCCGCGCAGGTGGACACCCTATGGACCAGTATCTACGATCTTGGATCCGCCTCTTCACTAAATTCCTGTATTGAGCTTAGCACCGGCGGGTTCGTAGCGGTTGGCTCTGTGTTCGCAGGCAACTCTGACGATGCAATCATCGTGCGCTACGATCCGCTTGGTGACACTCTTTGGTCCCGCATTTTCGGAGTTCCCAATTCAGTTCAGCAACTATTTGACGTTGATGTGCTTACAAATGGCAATCTGGTGGCGTGCGGCCATGATTCAAGCCTAAACTCACTGGTCGTATGCTATTCACAGCAAGGTGATTTCGTCTGGTCAAGGGAGTTTTTCTGGTCTGGCTCCGACCAAGCGGCCGCGCTGTTGCCCAATCAGGACGGCGGGTTTTATGTAGCTGGTAGACGAACCGGCCCCGGAGGATCGCTCGATTTCTACCTGATGCGCTGTGACTCGAATGGCGATTCGCTCTATTCAAGGACATTTGGCACATCAAATCCTGATTGGCCCAACGAGATCGTACGTGTGCCCAATGGAAACCTCCTGCTCGTCGGCACGACCAGCGATCCCGACACCAGTCGTCACTTTGATTTCTATATCGTGATTACGGACAGCGACGGCAATTTTATCAGTGAACGGACATACGGTGATTCAGACTACGAGCAGGTTTTCGCGGCGACCGTGGATTCCGTTAGCGGGGACGTCGTTGTCACGGGGGAATCCCGTTCCGGTTCTCTGCGCGATGCTTTCACCATGCGTCTCAATTCCGCGGGAGAAACACTTTGGCAACGAACCTATACCGACGGACGTGGCAGCGAGAAATTTACCGGTGTCGCTCCCTATCTTGAAGGCGGAACCCTGTTCGCCGGACAAACCGGCGCCAGTGTAAATTCCGGCAGGTTGTGGCTTGTGGCGACGACGACCAACGGGGACACAAGTTGGACCTGGACAGACACGGAATTGGGCCGGGCTTTCGAAGATTTGGTTCGTATCTCCGACGGTGGTTTTGTCGCCTGCGGAAGAGCCAACACCTCCGGACATGATAACATGCTGATGTGGCGGATTAGTCCGCCGTCGGGTATCTCTGGCGTCGTTCATAATCGTGTCACCAACGAACCTGTTGCCGGAGTGCGCGTGCAGGCCGCTGAACTGCCGCAATATGCCGTTTCAGATACGGTCGGACGGTTTGCCCTCGCTCTGCCGCCCGGAGTTTACACGATGTTCTCGGGCGGACCGTGTTTCGCCGGCGACACTGTTCACGGTATTGAGGTCTTCGCCAACCAGAATACTCAAGCCGATATCACTGCCGGCGTCCCCAATCTCGCCGTCAGCTACTCCTCGATCAACGTCGTCGGCCCCAATCATGGACAGGGCGCCGCCGACCTGAGATTTTCAAATTCCGGCAGCGGCGATCTGGTCTATTCCTTCGAACCCCTGACCGAAATTCCGCCTGATGACTGGCTTCGTGTCGAACCTCCCTTTGGACGACTGGCACCGGGAAGCACGCTTGTCGCTCAAGTCATTCTCGAGGCCGACACCAACGACAGCGGAAACTACGATTTCTTCGGCGAACTCAAGCTGCACACTAATTCGTGTCCCGATACGGTCTTGACTTTTGATGTGCTGGCCGTCGTACTCGATGCCGACGACGCTCCCGCCTTGCCGTCCGAATTTGCGCTCTATCCCGCCTATCCCAATCCCTTCAACAACGTCACACGCTTGCGGTTCGGTCTCGATCACGAGTCCGACGTCTCACTGCGGGTCTATGACGTCACGGGACGCGAGGTCGCCGTGCTGCTGAGTCATTCGAAACTCCCCGCCGGAGAACATTCCCTGTCGTGGGAGGCAAAGGGACTGGCGTCCGGATTGTATTTTGTTCGCTTGTCCGATCACTCCCGCAGTCAAACCCAAAGACTGCTGTACATTCGCTGA
- a CDS encoding TlpA family protein disulfide reductase gives MRELAQSVQRELPADQKRELVENRTDTPAPDFDLEKLGGGKVKLSDLKGKVVVLDFWATWCGPCKMTMPQIDKFYQARDNDVEVYGVNVWERSGTGGVGPFIEKSGYTFPILFGTNELAAQYGVRGIPTMFVIDKDGKIAHRHVGYNPQIMQILKAQTEELLK, from the coding sequence ATGCGCGAATTGGCCCAATCCGTTCAACGCGAATTGCCGGCCGATCAGAAACGCGAATTGGTCGAAAACCGCACGGACACTCCCGCTCCGGATTTTGATCTGGAAAAACTCGGCGGCGGAAAAGTCAAGCTCTCCGATCTCAAAGGCAAAGTTGTCGTACTCGATTTCTGGGCCACGTGGTGCGGTCCTTGCAAAATGACGATGCCCCAGATCGACAAGTTTTATCAAGCGCGCGACAACGACGTAGAAGTGTACGGCGTGAATGTCTGGGAGCGCAGCGGTACCGGCGGCGTCGGCCCGTTTATCGAAAAAAGTGGATACACGTTCCCGATTCTCTTCGGAACAAACGAGCTTGCCGCTCAATACGGCGTGCGCGGTATTCCCACGATGTTCGTTATCGACAAAGACGGAAAAATCGCGCATCGACACGTCGGATACAATCCGCAAATCATGCAAATTCTGAAGGCGCAGACTGAAGAGCTCTTGAAGTGA
- a CDS encoding T9SS type A sorting domain-containing protein: MPALLLLLLLPCLSFAQPDTTWSRSFLVNDRCYLYDAAVVHDTLIVGVGYAQIGFTDPDYDYLICAYTTSGDSVYAQTVLASTDNESLNGLIALSGDTMVAAGWDIQDGREVSLVSFLASTGEVLWQRGYAREGRTKSWNLCKLTDGRFAVTGYRGGTTDPTHSDVWVLLCEANGDTVWTRTVGGNDTDIGNDIIQKPDGNLVVAAQTRSYGAGSTDVWELEFDLDGNQIGTGRTYGTSNYETCFNVIADPVGTLWIVGRSDVNGTSGFVGVHPTDGAPYSLAFSSTGFADRFVGATPWFGGMLFVGKSGPGATDTGPFMRAVDDENLTRWVWRYGNLGAEGGFNNIVRYSSGGAVAVGAIVADDNAVSAYILSLAPPAGIHGIVRSAETGDPVPGARVSDSGGLRYALTDVDGVYQFDIEAGTYNLVVNGACIEADTVFGVQVVENESVQINFEVGEPNVANLQSSVNIISQNETDGTANVSFSNSGSGSLNYTLSVEGISPPGAWLTVAPDHGVLAPNASTSAVITAHADTTNDGNFEFYGQLTIRSNACPDTVMVLPILVSVLDVNDHSELPAQFSLSPAYPNPFNSNTSITLSIPNETVARLEVYNIAGKWVKTLVDGRMSAGNHNINIDLSGEATGLYFVRAAMPNTFAVQKLLYIR, encoded by the coding sequence ATGCCTGCGCTGCTGCTCCTGTTGCTCCTGCCGTGTCTTTCCTTTGCGCAGCCCGATACTACGTGGTCGCGCTCTTTTCTGGTCAATGATCGATGCTATCTGTACGACGCCGCCGTGGTGCACGATACCCTGATCGTCGGAGTCGGCTATGCCCAAATCGGTTTTACCGATCCCGACTATGACTATCTCATCTGTGCCTACACCACGTCCGGTGATTCGGTCTACGCGCAAACCGTCTTGGCCTCCACGGACAATGAATCGCTCAACGGTCTGATCGCTCTGTCCGGCGACACGATGGTTGCCGCCGGATGGGATATTCAAGACGGAAGAGAGGTGAGCCTCGTCTCATTCCTGGCGTCCACCGGCGAAGTCCTGTGGCAAAGAGGGTATGCTCGCGAAGGCCGGACCAAAAGCTGGAATCTCTGCAAACTTACCGACGGCCGCTTCGCCGTGACGGGATACCGAGGCGGCACAACGGACCCCACACATTCAGATGTCTGGGTACTCTTGTGTGAAGCCAACGGCGATACCGTTTGGACGCGTACGGTGGGCGGAAATGACACCGATATCGGCAACGATATCATTCAAAAACCCGATGGTAATCTGGTCGTCGCCGCTCAAACCAGAAGTTACGGCGCGGGCTCCACGGACGTCTGGGAGCTTGAATTCGATTTGGACGGAAATCAAATCGGTACGGGTCGAACCTATGGCACGTCCAACTACGAAACGTGCTTTAATGTCATTGCCGACCCGGTCGGAACTCTTTGGATCGTAGGCAGAAGCGATGTCAACGGCACTTCGGGATTTGTCGGAGTGCATCCTACAGATGGAGCGCCTTATTCGCTCGCCTTTAGCTCAACAGGTTTCGCCGATCGTTTTGTCGGTGCGACTCCGTGGTTCGGTGGCATGTTATTCGTCGGAAAGTCCGGACCCGGTGCAACGGACACCGGCCCGTTCATGCGCGCGGTGGATGACGAAAACCTCACGCGCTGGGTGTGGCGCTATGGAAATCTCGGCGCAGAAGGCGGATTCAACAATATCGTTCGCTACTCCAGCGGCGGAGCTGTTGCAGTCGGTGCAATCGTTGCCGACGACAACGCTGTCAGTGCCTACATTTTGTCTTTAGCGCCGCCCGCAGGAATTCACGGAATCGTACGCAGCGCCGAAACCGGAGATCCCGTACCCGGTGCCCGCGTCTCGGATTCGGGAGGACTGCGTTACGCGCTCACGGACGTAGATGGAGTCTATCAATTTGATATTGAAGCCGGAACCTATAACCTTGTTGTCAACGGTGCCTGTATCGAAGCGGATACCGTCTTCGGAGTCCAAGTGGTCGAGAACGAGTCGGTCCAAATAAATTTTGAAGTCGGCGAACCCAACGTTGCGAATCTCCAATCGAGCGTCAATATCATTTCGCAAAACGAGACCGACGGCACCGCGAACGTTTCTTTTTCCAATTCCGGTTCGGGTAGCCTGAACTACACTCTCAGCGTCGAAGGAATTTCTCCTCCGGGAGCGTGGCTCACGGTTGCGCCTGATCACGGAGTTTTGGCGCCCAATGCAAGCACTTCCGCCGTCATAACTGCTCATGCTGACACCACCAACGATGGAAACTTTGAGTTCTACGGGCAACTGACCATCCGAAGCAACGCCTGTCCAGACACCGTGATGGTTTTACCCATTCTGGTCAGTGTGCTCGATGTCAACGATCACTCCGAGCTCCCGGCCCAGTTCTCACTGTCGCCGGCCTATCCAAATCCCTTCAATAGCAACACCTCAATTACACTCTCGATTCCCAATGAAACTGTCGCCCGCTTGGAGGTGTATAACATTGCAGGGAAATGGGTAAAAACTCTTGTCGACGGTCGCATGTCTGCTGGCAATCACAATATAAACATTGATTTGTCCGGAGAAGCGACCGGACTGTATTTCGTTCGGGCCGCGATGCCGAATACCTTCGCCGTCCAGAAATTGCTGTATATTCGCTAA
- a CDS encoding T9SS type A sorting domain-containing protein yields the protein MYRIALSLMILLFPMLTASGYTVSGNISGREGAALTYVYTIPTSLDTFYIAIANFLNGNYSQGNLDEGSYIIFSFQDANFSFLPDPDESRGFYGGEVPQTLDVSSDLTGIDIELMPPNTGGFSGTTTYEGSETGPTYVFAHRTNTFDGLPSGAGILLNNSGSGDYTAIVDSFGVYYAFAFMDVNSNFQYDVGEPYDVYGDDLEPEPITITQGQSFPDNINFTLVATSSAAAPTVAVSDFELGQAYPNPFNPVATIPFTLERTLSVEIVACDILGRTVRTLHSGVLPAGEHSVTFDGNGLASGLYIIELRTQNHSSCTPAVLLK from the coding sequence ATGTATCGCATCGCTCTTAGTTTGATGATCCTTCTTTTCCCAATGCTCACCGCATCGGGATACACGGTGTCCGGCAACATATCCGGTCGCGAAGGTGCGGCACTCACGTATGTTTATACGATTCCGACGAGTCTGGACACGTTCTACATCGCGATCGCGAATTTCCTGAATGGCAATTACTCACAGGGTAATCTGGACGAGGGAAGTTACATCATATTCTCATTTCAGGATGCGAATTTCAGCTTTTTGCCCGATCCGGACGAATCGCGGGGATTTTACGGCGGAGAAGTACCACAGACGTTGGACGTGTCGTCCGATTTGACAGGCATCGATATAGAACTGATGCCGCCGAACACAGGAGGATTTTCCGGTACGACGACGTACGAAGGCAGTGAAACGGGACCGACGTATGTTTTTGCACACCGGACGAACACGTTTGACGGCCTGCCAAGCGGAGCGGGAATTTTGCTCAACAATTCGGGAAGTGGAGACTACACGGCGATAGTGGACAGCTTTGGAGTTTACTACGCGTTCGCGTTCATGGATGTGAATTCGAACTTTCAGTACGACGTGGGTGAACCCTACGACGTATACGGCGACGATCTTGAACCTGAGCCGATTACGATTACTCAGGGACAATCGTTTCCGGACAACATAAATTTCACTCTCGTAGCGACGTCTTCCGCAGCCGCGCCGACCGTGGCCGTTTCCGATTTCGAGCTTGGCCAAGCCTATCCCAATCCGTTCAATCCAGTCGCGACGATTCCTTTCACATTGGAAAGAACGTTGAGTGTTGAGATCGTGGCTTGCGACATCCTTGGACGAACGGTGCGAACACTGCACTCGGGGGTTTTACCCGCCGGCGAACACAGCGTTACCTTTGACGGCAACGGATTGGCGAGCGGACTCTACATTATCGAATTGCGCACACAAAACCACTCATCATGCACTCCCGCCGTGCTGTTGAAATAG